One window from the genome of Rufibacter tibetensis encodes:
- a CDS encoding inorganic phosphate transporter translates to MFGLETDLLILLVICLLAACAFEFVNGFHDTANAVATVIYTNTLRPWAAVVWSGFWNFIGVFAGGIGVAMGIVYLLPIETLIDQDIWHGISMIAALLISAILWNVGTWYYGLPSSSSHTLIGSILGLGIAFSLLPSTTEASFAWSEATKTGMSLLVSPFLGFTLTVFLMFLLKRFVKNKTIFKEPHKRKAPPLWIRIILIITCTLVSFFHGSNDGQKGVGLVMLILIAIVPSYYALDIDKDPAGLRNSITQVEQVLAKVDSTVLSASDSKQLTLLNNEVREMRNVFTSNPDMASLPKDARFLLRRDILLITKGTDKLMDSQDITMSQRDRDQLKAGVTGMRSYTDYAPDWVIMMIALSLGIGTMIGWKRIVKTIGEKIGKEHLTYAQGASAEFMAASVIGFSTFVFKLPVSTTHILSSGIAGSMVANRGIKNLNAGTIRNIALAWVLTLPVSMFLSGTLFLLFRWMLS, encoded by the coding sequence ATGTTCGGATTAGAAACTGATCTACTGATCTTGCTGGTAATTTGCTTACTGGCCGCGTGTGCATTTGAATTTGTGAACGGTTTCCATGATACGGCCAATGCTGTGGCTACCGTTATTTACACCAACACTCTTCGCCCTTGGGCGGCTGTGGTGTGGTCTGGTTTCTGGAACTTCATTGGTGTTTTTGCCGGCGGTATTGGCGTGGCTATGGGGATTGTATACCTACTACCCATTGAAACCCTCATTGACCAGGACATTTGGCACGGCATTTCCATGATTGCGGCCTTATTGATAAGTGCCATTCTCTGGAATGTGGGTACCTGGTACTACGGTCTTCCTTCTTCCAGTTCCCACACATTGATTGGGTCAATCTTAGGACTAGGGATTGCCTTTTCTCTCCTTCCTTCTACCACCGAGGCTTCTTTTGCCTGGTCTGAAGCAACAAAAACAGGAATGTCCTTACTTGTTTCTCCGTTCCTGGGCTTCACCCTGACTGTGTTTTTGATGTTTCTTTTGAAACGGTTTGTGAAAAATAAGACCATTTTCAAAGAGCCACACAAACGCAAAGCTCCTCCTCTTTGGATCCGGATTATTTTGATCATCACCTGTACGCTGGTTTCATTCTTCCATGGTTCTAATGACGGCCAGAAAGGCGTGGGCTTGGTCATGCTGATCTTGATTGCGATTGTTCCTTCTTACTACGCCCTTGACATTGACAAAGACCCAGCTGGTTTGAGAAACTCTATCACCCAAGTGGAACAGGTATTAGCCAAAGTAGACAGCACGGTCCTTTCTGCGTCAGATTCAAAACAATTGACTTTGCTGAACAATGAAGTTAGGGAAATGCGAAACGTGTTTACTTCTAACCCAGATATGGCCAGCCTTCCGAAAGATGCTCGTTTCCTGCTTCGCCGTGATATCCTGCTAATCACCAAAGGCACTGATAAGTTGATGGACAGCCAGGACATCACCATGAGCCAGCGTGACCGCGACCAGTTAAAGGCTGGTGTGACCGGCATGCGTTCCTACACTGACTACGCCCCTGATTGGGTAATCATGATGATTGCGCTTTCTCTGGGTATTGGAACCATGATTGGCTGGAAACGGATTGTGAAAACCATTGGTGAAAAGATTGGGAAAGAGCACTTGACTTACGCTCAGGGAGCTTCGGCTGAGTTCATGGCGGCTAGTGTAATTGGTTTTTCTACGTTCGTGTTCAAATTGCCCGTAAGTACCACCCACATTCTTTCTTCTGGTATTGCGGGAAGTATGGTGGCTAACCGTGGGATTAAGAACCTGAATGCCGGCACCATCCGGAATATTGCCTTAGCTTGGGTTTTAACCTTGCCTGTTTCTATGTTCTTATCTGGAACACTGTTCCTGTTGTTCCGCTGGATGCTTTCTTAG